A stretch of DNA from Manihot esculenta cultivar AM560-2 chromosome 7, M.esculenta_v8, whole genome shotgun sequence:
tagggattaaaaagtaattttcccaattattaatttaaatatttagtaaaaAGAAAGAAGGGTTAAAATGGTAATTGTAtcctaaaaattattaatttaaatattttattaattatactctaAATATTTGGTAAAAAGAAAGAAGGGTTAAAATGGTAAAAGAGGAAGAGAATAGTGAAATGATTGCAAAAAGCAACCAAAACGTGCTTTTATTTTACTTCTCTTTTTCACTATTCTCTCAATTAAACCAACGACACTCACCAAAGCTCAGAATCCTCTCTCTCACTCTAATTTTCTCAAAGAATCAACCTTTCTCCTCTCCTTCTCACCTTTCCATGACGGTCAAGACCACCACTTTCAACCCTACTCCTGCTCTCAGCTCTCAACCCATACGCCCTCTGCGGCTCACTTCCTTCCTTTGACATTTTTTAGCTTCTCAAGCTCGCGTTTCTCCACCAAATACAGCCCAAAACAGTCCCCTCTTGAAAAAATAGAAGGGACATTAGACCAGCTCTCTACCTCTCGGTTTTCGTGTTCCATTTCACTTTTGTTATAACCCCATTATCTCTCCCATTCCAAGAAAGAACAAAACAGAAAAACAAAGAGAGTAGCTTGTTTCTAAGCATTTTGAGATCTGTTTTTGTTCATTCTTGCTTTTTGTTTTTTCAGTTGTTTAGTTGAAACTCCTTGGATTTTTGTTTTGGTTCTTGAATATTTGGAAAGAGTTGAAGTTTCAAGTAAAATGGGAAGCAAATGGAGGAAACCGAAGTTATCATTGCGTTTAAATCTTTGTGCGTATGTACCAAGAACGCTAGAGGATTTATCACCACCCTCAAGTGAGAGACTATCTGATGCTGCTTTGCTTTCACCTGCGAATTGGGACTCAAGGCCAATGACACCTACTCCTTCTTCACATGGTTTATGGTTGTCCAAGATTGGGAGCAAATCAccaaaggtttttttttttttttttttaaactctaTTTGTTACCTTGTTTTAGTTACAAATActtgtattttagtattttcccTGCTGGTTTTTCTTACTTTCGAGTTCAGTTTGAggtgaaaaaaaaagtaatggATTTTTGAGtgttgggtttttttttttctaaaaaaaaatgtttgacAGTTTGTGGTTCATGTGGGTATTGTTGGTATGCTTGGTGGATTTGATGTTGGAATTCATATTGGTTGTGGAATTTTTATGTGGACTTggctgaattaatttaatagttttatGCTTCATTTGTGATTTTGTTATTACTAGAGCTTGTATGTAATTATGTGTGATGAACATTCTAGTTTCCTATTGGCTGCTTGGTCTTTAATTGCTGAGAAAGAGGGGAAGACAGGGTCTTTAATTGCCCAAATAAGCCAAGTTGTTATATTTCCATTAattgagtgaaggttttctTTTCGTGGTTATTGCATAATGAAACGTCTTCTTTCCTAGATTTTGATTGATATTTCCTGTTCGTACATCGTTTTCAGCTATTAAAAGCGGCTTACGTTTTGCAGAAGCATTTATCTTCTTTGTATTTTTCTCAGACATGGACAGTTGAAAAAGCATAGAAATTTCTCATTTTTTTACAGCCACTTATTTCATACTTGTCCTGATATTTGATAAGAAGTTAAATGATCTTGTTGAAACATTGGTTCTTGTTCGGTTCCGGATTTTAAAATCATTACATAGAATTCTTTGTATCTCTGAATTTTTGCCTTCTTAATTTTGTTTGAATGTCATTTTCAGGCAGTGGGGAAAAAAGTAGAAATGAAGAACTGTATAATTGAATAGTAAACATATGtttgttaataatttattagcaATTTTGGCAGTTTTTGAGCAGTACTTGAAATTATTGAGCTGCTGGGCTGATGTCATGTTGTTTCCCACTCTTTGACCTTGTGGGGTTAATGAATATGTCTTTTTCTGAATCATTTTCAATTGCCTTAACAATAAAAGAAGGCTACAGGATTCATCTTTCCTTTTCCCCTTTCCCTTGGATGGTGGTTTAAACTTTGGACTGTTTGGGTGTTTGATTGCAAGCTTTCTAGGTGTGAAACTTCATCAAAGAAgtaaaggaaaagaaaggaaaataaagGAAAGGAAACATCACAAAGCAACATATGATCTTGCTTGCTTTGATATATAGGTTTTATTTGCATTGAGTGGCCTGGTTTATCTGTTGCATAAAATAATTGTTTGATAACATTTCAAAAGTCAGTCTTATTTTTAACTCCACATTATCTAGTGTATGGTGTGGCCCATATGTTGGGTACCTAATATCCACTTCTTTCCAGATTAATACTTATCCTTTTCTATGACAATGCGGCCTGGCCTAGAGTCGAGGACATTCAGGCATACAGATTATCCTGTTGTGGTTATTGCTGTCTGACCAAGATGCTATGAGACAAGTAGTTTATTGTCATcttctgtttttattttttgtttgttgttcttttgttattgtttttatttttcattttttatttgtttgtggGGGAGGGGATGTGAGAGAGAGAGGTATGTGCCTTAGTTGGCTCAGGACTCAATTCTTCTACAAGATAAATGTTTGTTATGAGATCTTTGATGTACCATGCATGGGATGGGACTGCATTCTCGTTATTGGCTGTATTCATATATGTTCTTTTCTATATCATCCATGATGCTACTGATCCTCAATATATATTGtgagattattttttattttgaattttatccCATATTTACTCTTTCTTGCTCGTTTTTGTTTTGCAATTTCAGCAAACCTGCTCCATATGCTTGGCCAAGATGAAACAAGGAGGCGGACATGCTATTTTCACTGCAGAGTGCTCACATTCCTTCCATTTCCATTGCATTACGTCAAATGTAAAACATGGTAACCAAATTTGTCCGGTTTGCAGAGCAAAATGGAAAGAAATCCCCTTGCAGGCTCCCAATTTGGAACCTTTGCCCAACAGAGGTTCCATCAATGCAGTAGGTTGGCCTCAACATGATGCTTTGATGACTGTGGTCCGACGATTACCTCCTCGTCGAGATTTGAATCGAAGGCATATTGTTCCATTGCTTCAGGCTCCTGAACCAAGCgtatttgatgatgatgaatcTGTGGATCTCCAACCTGTATTTACTGATAAAAGTTCTGGTAATAGAAATGCTGCAGATCACAATTCTGCTAGAATAGAGATCAAGGCATACCCAGAAGTTTCAGCTGCATCACGATCCAAGTCATATGATAACTTCACTGTCTTGGTCAATCTCAAAGCTGGTGCTACTACTATAGGCCAAGATCTCAGAAGAAACCAGGCTAGCTCACCTCAACTTTCTCAAACTTCACGTGCTCCAGTTGACCTAGTCACGGTGCTTGACATCAGCGGTAGCATGGCAGGTACAAAGCTAGCATTGCTAAAACGAGCCATGGGGTTTGTAATACAAAACCTTGGCCCCAATGATAGGCTCTCAGTTATTGCCTTCTCTTCCACTGCCAGTCGCCTCTTTCCTCTTCGTCGAATGTCTGATACAGGCCGGAAGCTGGCACTTCAAGCTGTCAATTCCTTGGTTGCAAATGGTGGAACTAACATTGCTGAAGGCCTGAGAAAGGGAGCAAAAGTAATGGAAGACCGAAGAGAAAAGAATCCTGTGGCAAGTATAATACTGCTATCAGATGGGCAGGATACGTACACTGTCAGTGGTTCCGGTTGTAGCCAATCTCATCCAAATTACCAGTTGCTTCTCCCTTCATCTATTCATGGTGGTGACACTGCAGGGTTCAAGATTCCGGTTCATTCTTTTGGCTTTGGTGCAGACCATGATGCTTCATCAATGCAttcaatttcagaaatttctggAGGCACCTTCTCTTTCATTGAGACTGAAGCCATTATCCAGGACGCATTCGCACAATGCATTGGGGGACTTTTAAGTGTTGTTGTGCAGGAGCTGCAGGTGGGAGTGGAATGCGTTCACCCAAGTATCCACCTTGGTTCGCTGAAAGTGGGAAGTTACCCAAGTCGTGTGATGGCTGATGGACGCACAGGATTTATTGATGTTGGAGATCTGTATGCTGATGAAGAGAGGGATTTTCTGGTTTCAATCAATGTCCCAGCTGAGCCATCCAGGAATCAAACATCACTCATAAAGGTGAGATGTGTTTACAAGGATCCTTTAACTAAAGAACTGGCAACATTAAAAACTGAAGAAGTTAGGCTTGAGAGGCCCGAAATATCTGGAGAAGGAACACTGTCAATCGAAGTAGATAGACAACAGAATAGACTTCAAGCAGCCGCTGCAATGTCACGGGCAAGAACTGCAGCTGAGCAGGGAGATCTGGCTGGTGCAGTTTCTATCCTTGAAAATTGTCAAAGGGTTTTGTCAGAAACTATGTCAGCTAAATCCCACGATCGATTATGCATCGCATTAGATGCAGAGCTCAAGGAGATGCAAGAGAGGATGGCAAGTAGGCATGTATATGAAGCATCTGGAAGAGCTTATATTCTTTCAGGTCTGAGCTCACACTCATGGCAAAGAGCAACAGCTAGAGGAGACTCAACTGATGGTTCAAGTCTCATTCAGGCATATCAAACCCCATCAATGACAGAGATGCTGACTCGATCTCACGCTTCATTACTCGGTAGTCCATCAGCTCAGAGGCTTGTCCAACCATTATGGCCATTCGAGTCGCAGCCAAATCCAAGGTGACTTGCTCAGAGGCCTCTCTAGCTTTTATTTTTGGGGTAAACAGGAGAGATatacagagggtatttttgataGTAATTTTGCTCCTCTTACTAAtgtaaatgaataaaatctgGGAAAAGGGTGAAGCAGTATATTTGGAAGTCAAGAAAAGGAATACTAGGCATTTTGTGTTGCAGGGGTTGATGTAGATAAGGAGAAACAGTACTTTTTCTGTGAGAGAAATGGGTATAAGTTTGTAATTGTGATGATTGAGATGAAGCTTTTGCCTAATATAGTTTACCTGCTCTCAATTCTTTTGGAGAATTATGCTATTTTTTGCTTAGTTAAATCAAGAGTTAGGTTCTCTCTACCCCTCTCATAGATATGTTTCTGCACATAATGTTTTACTTGCAACCTCTCAATTTTGATTAAGAAAGTTTACTatggtataaaaaaattttattaattactatttatttttaaaaaatatattaaaatatctttgaaatatttaaaattttattaattattttttttattttatctattaaatattttactatttaatttctaatctACTAGAAAGTTCATTACAAcaactttaaatttttctataatatttcctaacaagtaaaattaataaaaaatctattttttaaattttaaaactttaagaatattttaatatattttttaaaattaaaaaaattaaataatattttttattatatattataagaattaaataataaattttcttttttcactcatcttcaatttgaatatatttcttaattttagttatatttttaatttggtaAAACTCTTTCGAGCCTTAATAGGGTATTAGTAAAATTCTTATTCCATGTTAATAACTCCTCTCCTCTcttctaaaataattttctttttcttatttatattttgattaataaatgtatacttataaaaaattataaaatattttttagtaattaaatttaattttgtacttCTGGTATCtatctcttttttatttaaattaaatattagaaataaataaaataaatattaaatattaattgaatggtaaaaattcataaattttttgaaatacttttgtaaatatttttatttttgattatattttatttaataaaccaCTACTATGAAAAGtaatttaaaacatttatataaatacAAAAAAGAATGAAATAACTGTGGATAATTTCAAACGCTTTTCATTTATTATTCATCTatttaaaatttgtaatttttaaatctGATGAATATTTTGATTCTCCAATTCACTTTAAGTTCGATTACAAACaatcttaatttatttaaattcattagtAGTTTAATTATAAGATGAACAATATAAGcttgttaatttaattttttatgttttaattaataatttatataaaatatatttactcttaataatttatgatttaaagtttaataattctacaacaaaattatttatttgaaatataacgcataaaattaataattaggaatatatattttatatttaattaaatatttatataaagagTTTCGAGTAATGAAGGAAAACCAGCAAAAGAACAGATCTTTGTCAGAAGGAAAACTTAGATCAATatgatcaaaataaaaatgtgAGTTTCCTAAAGTCTAAACTACAAACAACAATTAGTTAGTCTTTCACAAGTCAGAAATGAAAGGAAAGAATAAAAGATTttgcctttttttctttttctttttcttttttttttttaaaaaataatgttcaTTCTTCTAATTCACCACTGTGATTTTCTTTTCCATTCAAGATTGGTGCAGAGGATGTTGGTGATCCTCTGCCATTTTTGGGTTTTGAAGGTTTAGCTTCACTGGGTTTTGATTTGTTAAAACCAAACCTTCTGCAAAAGATGCTCCAACTCCCCTTTGTCTTCACTATTTTCTCAATCTCCTCTTTCATGTTCAAGCATTCTTTCTCAAGCTCTGAAACTCGCTCCTTCATTTCATCAACAGCTATGGCACGGTCTTGCGTTGCTACAGCTTGACCGTGCACATCGTTTCGGGTGAGGACAAGATTTCTACTGGGATTCTGTGAACTTTCAAGGTTGTCTGAAACAAAGAACCAACCAGCAATGGAGGTTCGAAGTCGTAGTTGTTCGAAGAATAAAACTTGGACAATAACTCTAAGTGGTAGCCTTTCATTTTGTGCTGCATGTGTGCTTGCTTCCAATGAGAGCTTCTGGCAGTTCATGAGCCTGCAAAGTTGTTCTCTTTCTGAATCTGTCAGCCATGTATGAGCCTGAAGCAAAAAAGAAAGCAAGCATCAGAACCAAGCAATTAAAGAAGcatttgaagatttttttttcaatcttaCCTTGAGGTATATATCTATTGCACGGTATATTCCATCATCTAATGGCCTGGCGTAATCAGGGATAACAGCAGCAAGTGATTGAAATTTTATCAGCTTCAAGTTAACATCAGGTGCCACTTCTGccaaataattatcaattagaTTTGCCACCATTGTGGTTGGGGTTAGTGAATGTGAAACTCCCATCAACTGCCCTTCTTCTGCTATATAATTCGATGAAGGATCATCACGATCTACCAGCAAGAAATGATCAAGAATCCGCTGAACACAGTCAATATCATATAGTGTTTCCATTGAGTAACCCATGTTTGGTATCATTATATCTTCAAGAGCTGCTTGATCTAACTGAGCACCAATCCTTTTCTCTAAGTTCTCACGACATGATGGACTCGCTTGAAAAATCATGGCTGTTCGTAGAAGCCTGAGAAGAAATTTGCTGGGTGTGACACCTTTTTGATCTGGTAATAGTTCCACCAATTCTTCAAGGAGATTCCTTTGATCAGGATCAGCTGCAGTTGAAATAGTTGATCCAGGAGTAGCATGGTTTCCGCTCTCAACGCTTGATTGCCTACCCAACAAAGGAAGATGTCTCCTTGCATAATACATTAATGCTCCAACAATCTTCTCAGGTTTCATGCCATTTGAACCAACAGCCAGAAGTAGCCTTTTGAACAGAGGTAAGCTAAGGAATGAGACATCCTCATACCACCAATCCTCACCCACAGGTTGTGGCTTGGCCGAAGTACATATCCCATTCCAAAATACAGTACCTTCTGGGTTCTTTAAGTTGTTGGATCCTGACATTGGCCAACTGAATAAACTTGGATCTGCACAAGCTTTCATTGCTAGAGAATTGATGCATCTTGAAACAATATGAAGCTCTTCTGCATATGGTAGAACCTCTTCACAGGTTTCAAGAGCTTTAAGGGAGTCCCTCCAATTTCCAAAGATTTCATTCAGAAAAATTTCT
This window harbors:
- the LOC110619386 gene encoding E3 ubiquitin-protein ligase WAV3 yields the protein MGSKWRKPKLSLRLNLCAYVPRTLEDLSPPSSERLSDAALLSPANWDSRPMTPTPSSHGLWLSKIGSKSPKQTCSICLAKMKQGGGHAIFTAECSHSFHFHCITSNVKHGNQICPVCRAKWKEIPLQAPNLEPLPNRGSINAVGWPQHDALMTVVRRLPPRRDLNRRHIVPLLQAPEPSVFDDDESVDLQPVFTDKSSGNRNAADHNSARIEIKAYPEVSAASRSKSYDNFTVLVNLKAGATTIGQDLRRNQASSPQLSQTSRAPVDLVTVLDISGSMAGTKLALLKRAMGFVIQNLGPNDRLSVIAFSSTASRLFPLRRMSDTGRKLALQAVNSLVANGGTNIAEGLRKGAKVMEDRREKNPVASIILLSDGQDTYTVSGSGCSQSHPNYQLLLPSSIHGGDTAGFKIPVHSFGFGADHDASSMHSISEISGGTFSFIETEAIIQDAFAQCIGGLLSVVVQELQVGVECVHPSIHLGSLKVGSYPSRVMADGRTGFIDVGDLYADEERDFLVSINVPAEPSRNQTSLIKVRCVYKDPLTKELATLKTEEVRLERPEISGEGTLSIEVDRQQNRLQAAAAMSRARTAAEQGDLAGAVSILENCQRVLSETMSAKSHDRLCIALDAELKEMQERMASRHVYEASGRAYILSGLSSHSWQRATARGDSTDGSSLIQAYQTPSMTEMLTRSHASLLGSPSAQRLVQPLWPFESQPNPR
- the LOC110618883 gene encoding BTB/POZ domain-containing protein At5g03250 isoform X1 codes for the protein MAIPGLSFSPPLFCIDTDFSFGFRMWVFDEVGNQLMGFAQQGFQVMLLWKLGICHLISIRSKVLEDLIGECCGEDERKCFLQLHDIPGGAKTFLLVAKFCYGVKIELSALNIVSLRCATEYLQMSEGYGEGNLITQTEIFLNEIFGNWRDSLKALETCEEVLPYAEELHIVSRCINSLAMKACADPSLFSWPMSGSNNLKNPEGTVFWNGICTSAKPQPVGEDWWYEDVSFLSLPLFKRLLLAVGSNGMKPEKIVGALMYYARRHLPLLGRQSSVESGNHATPGSTISTAADPDQRNLLEELVELLPDQKGVTPSKFLLRLLRTAMIFQASPSCRENLEKRIGAQLDQAALEDIMIPNMGYSMETLYDIDCVQRILDHFLLVDRDDPSSNYIAEEGQLMGVSHSLTPTTMVANLIDNYLAEVAPDVNLKLIKFQSLAAVIPDYARPLDDGIYRAIDIYLKAHTWLTDSEREQLCRLMNCQKLSLEASTHAAQNERLPLRVIVQVLFFEQLRLRTSIAGWFFVSDNLESSQNPSRNLVLTRNDVHGQAVATQDRAIAVDEMKERVSELEKECLNMKEEIEKIVKTKGSWSIFCRRFGFNKSKPSEAKPSKPKNGRGSPTSSAPILNGKENHSGELEE
- the LOC110618883 gene encoding BTB/POZ domain-containing protein At5g03250 isoform X2 produces the protein MACMKLGSKSEVFHLDGNTWLCSTGLPSDVIVEVGDMSFNLHKFPLLSRSKVLEDLIGECCGEDERKCFLQLHDIPGGAKTFLLVAKFCYGVKIELSALNIVSLRCATEYLQMSEGYGEGNLITQTEIFLNEIFGNWRDSLKALETCEEVLPYAEELHIVSRCINSLAMKACADPSLFSWPMSGSNNLKNPEGTVFWNGICTSAKPQPVGEDWWYEDVSFLSLPLFKRLLLAVGSNGMKPEKIVGALMYYARRHLPLLGRQSSVESGNHATPGSTISTAADPDQRNLLEELVELLPDQKGVTPSKFLLRLLRTAMIFQASPSCRENLEKRIGAQLDQAALEDIMIPNMGYSMETLYDIDCVQRILDHFLLVDRDDPSSNYIAEEGQLMGVSHSLTPTTMVANLIDNYLAEVAPDVNLKLIKFQSLAAVIPDYARPLDDGIYRAIDIYLKAHTWLTDSEREQLCRLMNCQKLSLEASTHAAQNERLPLRVIVQVLFFEQLRLRTSIAGWFFVSDNLESSQNPSRNLVLTRNDVHGQAVATQDRAIAVDEMKERVSELEKECLNMKEEIEKIVKTKGSWSIFCRRFGFNKSKPSEAKPSKPKNGRGSPTSSAPILNGKENHSGELEE
- the LOC110618883 gene encoding BTB/POZ domain-containing protein At5g03250 isoform X3 — protein: MAIPGFAQQGFQVMLLWKLGICHLISIRSKVLEDLIGECCGEDERKCFLQLHDIPGGAKTFLLVAKFCYGVKIELSALNIVSLRCATEYLQMSEGYGEGNLITQTEIFLNEIFGNWRDSLKALETCEEVLPYAEELHIVSRCINSLAMKACADPSLFSWPMSGSNNLKNPEGTVFWNGICTSAKPQPVGEDWWYEDVSFLSLPLFKRLLLAVGSNGMKPEKIVGALMYYARRHLPLLGRQSSVESGNHATPGSTISTAADPDQRNLLEELVELLPDQKGVTPSKFLLRLLRTAMIFQASPSCRENLEKRIGAQLDQAALEDIMIPNMGYSMETLYDIDCVQRILDHFLLVDRDDPSSNYIAEEGQLMGVSHSLTPTTMVANLIDNYLAEVAPDVNLKLIKFQSLAAVIPDYARPLDDGIYRAIDIYLKAHTWLTDSEREQLCRLMNCQKLSLEASTHAAQNERLPLRVIVQVLFFEQLRLRTSIAGWFFVSDNLESSQNPSRNLVLTRNDVHGQAVATQDRAIAVDEMKERVSELEKECLNMKEEIEKIVKTKGSWSIFCRRFGFNKSKPSEAKPSKPKNGRGSPTSSAPILNGKENHSGELEE
- the LOC110618883 gene encoding BTB/POZ domain-containing protein At5g03250 isoform X4 encodes the protein MSFNLHKFPLLSRSKVLEDLIGECCGEDERKCFLQLHDIPGGAKTFLLVAKFCYGVKIELSALNIVSLRCATEYLQMSEGYGEGNLITQTEIFLNEIFGNWRDSLKALETCEEVLPYAEELHIVSRCINSLAMKACADPSLFSWPMSGSNNLKNPEGTVFWNGICTSAKPQPVGEDWWYEDVSFLSLPLFKRLLLAVGSNGMKPEKIVGALMYYARRHLPLLGRQSSVESGNHATPGSTISTAADPDQRNLLEELVELLPDQKGVTPSKFLLRLLRTAMIFQASPSCRENLEKRIGAQLDQAALEDIMIPNMGYSMETLYDIDCVQRILDHFLLVDRDDPSSNYIAEEGQLMGVSHSLTPTTMVANLIDNYLAEVAPDVNLKLIKFQSLAAVIPDYARPLDDGIYRAIDIYLKAHTWLTDSEREQLCRLMNCQKLSLEASTHAAQNERLPLRVIVQVLFFEQLRLRTSIAGWFFVSDNLESSQNPSRNLVLTRNDVHGQAVATQDRAIAVDEMKERVSELEKECLNMKEEIEKIVKTKGSWSIFCRRFGFNKSKPSEAKPSKPKNGRGSPTSSAPILNGKENHSGELEE